The region TATAACGCAGATTTCCGGGTAAGCAATATGAGCTATGCTGGTGCCGGCACCTCTATCGGCTACGACGATGACGGACTTCTGACAGAAATCAACGGGTATGAGCTGACCTATGGCGCCCAAAGCGGCTTCCTGGAGGAGCTCAAGGATGGCAATCTGACTCAGACGTGGCAATGGAATGGCTATGGCGAATCCACGGCGGTAGATTACTATCAATCCGGGACGAATACCTATGGTTACGACCTGGAGTACGATCCGGCGGGCCGGATTGTCCGAAAAATCGAGCAGACTCCAACCGGCACGGCAGTGTATGAATACGACTACGACGGCCGTGGTCGCCTGGTGGAGGTCATCAAAGAGGGGGTAATCGTAGAAGCCTATGCCTACGATGCCAACGGAAACCGAACCCTTCAGACCAGCACCGAAGTCGGTGTGGACGCCGAATCCGCGGTCTACACCGCTGGCGACCAGTTGGAAAGCCGGGGCAATACCACCTACACCTACGACGCCAACGGGCGGATCAATGGCAAGGTGGAGGAAGCTCAAGACGGCCCGGCCCTCACCACCTACCTCTACGGCAGCCAGGGGCAGCTGCTGCAGGTGGACACCCCGGATAAGTCCATTGAGTATCGCCATAATGCCCTAGGCCAACGGGTCGCCAAGCTCGTTGATGGTGAGGTGGTAGAGCGCTACCTGTGGCAGGATCTGACGACTCTGCTGGCTGTCTACGATGGTCAGAACAACCTCAAACAACGGTTTGAGTACACGGTCGGTCACACGCCTACCAGCTTCACGCAAGGTGGCCAGCGGTATTATATACAGACCGATCATCTCGGCAGCCCAAGAGTCATCACCGACAGTAGCGGTTCGGTCGTCAAAGCCATCCGCTACAACAGTTATGGCAATATCACCGACGACAGCAACCCGGAGTTCGAGATACCGTTCGGGTTTGCGGGGGGCCTACATGACACGGATACGGGATTGTTACGGTTTGGGTATCGCGACTATGATCCAGAGGCCGGGCGCTGGACGGCGCGGGACCCGATCGGGTTCGGTGGTGGTGATACCAACCTGTATGGGTATGTGCTAAATGATCCGGTTAACTTTTTTGACCCTTTGGGATTGGCGTACATTGCAAAAAGGCCGGTAGGAAACACTCCGAGATGGATTGCAAGGACAATAGGTACCAATTTGGTAGATGACGCCCTTAATACAGAGCTTGTACACGAGCAGGTTTTCTTCGAGGATGGGAGGGAACCGTCGAATCTAGGATTTTTTGGAGATAATGGAAGCTGGAATGAGCCTGGTGTCGTACGGCCGGATGATGCGAGTCGATTGGGCGATTTCTGGAGATCAGATTTCAAATCCTATGACGATGCGTTGATGAGAGAAGCTATCAGAAATGTAGGTGCGGGGAACTATTGTCTTATAGGCTCTAACTGCCAAGACTGGATTGAGAAAGTAAGAAGAGAGTACATGGATCTCGAAAAACGAGAAGGTGAACCATGCAAATAATATCTAGGGTCTTAGGTGTTATCATATCTTTGTTCTGTTTTCAGTTGTCCGGTTGCAGTGTGGATAAATCTATGAATGCTAATGGCAGGCTTATATTTACCAATGGTGGAAAAAGTATAAAAGAAGTGAATTTTTCCAAAGGATGGCCTGAGGAGAACCTTTTGTATGATGGAAATAAAGTGGGAACCTCCATAACCGGGCTTACGTTGGCTGGTGAAACTAAATTGATATTTAGTGAGTGCGATGGTGAATTGGGTTGTTTTATTAAGGCCTATGGTTTTGAGAGTCGAGAATTAGTAAATGTTCGTTCAGGTGATCTTCCGACTTATGTAGGGAAACACAAAAAAATACTTTTTTATGATGTTTTAAGTGACGGGAGTAGTTGGCTTTTTGTGTCTCCGATAGAGAGTGTCTATTCAAGCCATAAGATTGCGATGGCGCCAGCCCCTTTAAAGCTGTCAAACGGAATCGATCGGTCAATAAAAACCCAGCCTGTTCAGATATCAGATGATGAAGTAGTTTTTGTGGTCGGCGAGGGGGATGTTGCAAAGTATAACTTAGAAACGTCCGAATTGGAGTCAGCTATTCTAACAGGTTACATACCCTTGGCATGGCTGGGTGATAGAAATGAATTGATTTGCACAGATCTAGAGAAAGAAGAGCTGGTTACCTTTAATATTGTCACAGGTGATATGAATAAGCTAGACGGATTAGGTCGGGCCTATGGAGTTTCCGTTATCCCTGGAGGTGAAAGTATCATATATGGGAGAACGGAGTCTAAATTTATATTTTTTGAGAAGTATAACGCTTATTTGTATGATTTATTGTCCGGCGCTGAAGTGCGAATTTTAGAGAATGAGCATGTTGCTGAAAGTCTATTTATGCGTAATGAATAGCCATTTTTTACGCCCACTTTTATGGAGTTCTGAAACTGATTTCAAAAAGGTCCCGGTACCCGTTAACCGAGAATATTCCAATCACCACCTCCGACGATTCCCATGATGCGGCGCTGCACAAAGCATCGGGGTAATTGGCACGAATCCGTCGAACCGGTAGTTTCCACAAAGTTGTCCAGTAATGTGTGTCTGGCCTCTAATTAATTGCTATCTAATCTCCGGGACCTCTCCGAGGTTGAGGGGTGCGTCAACGCCGGAGTTTTAGTCCCGCACCTCTCACGGCCGGTGCCTCGATTGCAGTTTATTCGCTCCTTCATAAACGGTTTTTCGTTGATCTTGCAACCCCTGATCATTGTCCAGCTGTTGACTGGCCGGCGTTGCGAAGCAGGTGAGACTATGTAGGTGACGGATATGAGTTGACCTATGGTGCCCAAAGAGGCTTCCTAGAGGAACTTACGGATGGCAATCTTATTCATACGTGGCAATGGAAAAGTATGATTCGGTTACTGGTGAACTCTATGAATTCAACTTCGAAACCAATGATTTTGAAATTTCTGACTGGGAGAGCTGTGTAAGATGAGGTTGGCGCTTATTTTTCTGTTGTTTTTTATGGTCGCCTGTGAAAATAAGATTTCTCCAAGCGTTTCATTAATGTATCTTGTTGTTAATGGTAATCGATATGATGGAAGTGAAGTTATCGTTACCGGGTACTATCAGTCCGGCCTCGATGAGTCCGCACTATACTTCTCAAAAGATCAAGCCGATTACGGGATGGTTAAGGATGCTATTTGGATAAATCTGGACGAGGATGTTTACTGGCAAAATTTCCCGGAGGATGGATTGGGCGATAAGGCGCGACTTCAGTCCTTAAGTGGAAAATATATAACGGTTGAAGGTGTTTACACCATGCGTGATCGTGATGATGTTGGCGTTTTTGGAGGGTCAATGGTCGCTACCAGAGTTATCGTCACGAGGAAGCGGTGATAGCTGGAATTTGCTCAGCTACGTACCAGTTTGGTTGATTTTTAATCAATTCTTGATCTGGCTCAAATACGCCCTTTATAGACTCCCTGAAAACAGTGAATCGGGTTGCGAAAACACCACCGTCGACAACACTTAATAGATCTCGAATCGGGTTGTAAGGATTCAGACTTCGTTCGATGTCGGCTAGAGGTGTTCACCGTGAAATATTCATTACTCTTTGCATTCGTGTTTTTTCTGACGGCGTGCAGCCAGGGACCGGAATCACCCCGGGGGTTCAGTCTGCCCGAAGGGGATCTTGAACGGGGCGAGCAGGTGTTTGTCCAGTATGACTGCCTGTCCTGTCATCGGTTGCAGGGCTACGATGCGGTGGTGACTGAGCGAGAGCTGGACACGCCGATCATTCTCGGCGGCACCGTCACCAAGGTCAAAACCTACGCCGAGCTACTGACCTCCGTCATCAATCCCTCCCATCGGCTGGCCAGCGGCTACCAGGATGAGCAGATCACGGACGACGCCGGGCAATCGTTGATGCGCAACTACAACGACGTCATGACCGTCAGTGAGCTGATTGATCTGGTGGCTTTTCTGGAGTCTTACTATGAGCTGAACCCCTACGCGCAGAGCCACTACCACATGTACTACCCCTGATTGCGACTCAAGCAGTCGCCACCGCATCTGCTGCAGCGCCGGGTCGGGTTTGGCACCACGGCTTGTCAGATGCCGGATGGGGCGCTAGCATTGACGGTCCTTTCGCAATGCAAGAGCCCACAATGGAAGAAACCCTGGAACGACTGAGGGCGGCGCATCAGCCGGTGCCGGTACCCCTGGAGCTGCCCAGTCACGAAGACCTGGTGGATGTGGAGGAGGAGGTGCTTCTGCCCATCCCGCGTGAGATGCGCCGTTTCCTGCTTCTGGCCAGCGATGTGGTTACCGGTTCGTTGGAGCCAGTGACCGCCGCTGACCCCCATGCCCATACTTACCTGCCCGAGGTGGCGGCGGTGGCCTGGTCAATGGGCCTGCCCCGTTACCTGTTGCCGCTGTGTGAGACCAACGGCAACTATTACTGCGTTGAGCCGGAGGGTGAAGTCCTGTTCTGGCGCGATGGCGATCTGACCGATGAGAGCTGGGATGATGTCTGGCGCTGGATTGATGAGGTCTGGCTCGAGAGCTGAAAAGCAGGGCATTAAAAAAGGGAGCAGACGCTCCCTTTTTTAATGCCGGGTTTAAATACCGGTGTGGGCCGGTCAGTGGGCGCTGGGGCCGCTTGAGCCCTGAGGGAAGCGGATGCTTTCCACCAGGTCCTGGACATGCGGCGGCGCATCCGGGGTGAATTGGCGCACGGTCAGAGCCACGGCCAGATTCAGCAGCATGCCGACAAACCCGATGCCCTCCGGTGAGATACCCAGCAGCCAGTATTCGGCGGTATTGGGCAGCAAGGGTTCGAAGAATACCCCCTTGAATACCAGAATATAGCTGGCGGTGAACACCAGCCCGGTGAGCATGCCCGCGACGGCGCCCCACTGGTTCATGGGTTTGAAGAAAATCCCCATGATGATCGCCGGGAAGAAGCTCGCCGCCGCCAGGCCAAAGGCGAAGGCGACCACCTCGGCGACAAAGCCCGGCGGGTTGATACCCAGGTAGCCCGCCACGCCGATCGCCCCGGCGGCGGCCAGGCGCGCCGCCATCAGCTCCTGTTTCTCGGTGATCCGGGGCATGAGATTGCGTTTGAGCAGGTCGTGGGAGATTGAGGTGGAGATCACCAGTAACAGCCCGGCGGCGGTAGACAGCGCGGCGGCCAGGCCACCAGCGGCCACCAGGGCGATCACCCAGTTGGGCAGCTCGGCGATTTCCGGGTTGGCCAGCACCAGAATGTCCGGGTCGATGGTCATTTCATTGCGGTTGTCGTTGCTGTAGAACAGCCGCCCATCGCCGTTCTCATCCTGCCACTGGATCAGCCCCGTGGTCTCCCAGGTATCCACCCAGGAGGGCATGTTTTCCCGGGCTACCCCCTGGCCCTCGGGGCCATTGATGGTCTCGATCATGTTGGTGCGGGCAAAAGCGCCCACCGCCGGGGCGGTGGTGTAGAGCACGGCGATGAACAGCAGCGCCCAGCCGGCGCTCTTGCGGGCGTCGCGCACTTTGGGGACGGTGAAAAACCGCACGATGACATGCGGTAGGCCCGCCGTGCCCACCATGAGCGCGGCGGTAATGCAGAACATGTCGATGGTGGACTTTTTCCCCTCGGTAAAAGCGGTAAAGCCGAGCTCCCGGGTCAGGCCATCAAGCTTGTCGAGCAGATGGGTCCCCGAGCCGTCCGCCAGGGTGTCACCAAAGCCCAGTTGCGGAATCGGGTTGCCGGTAATCAGGAGACTGATGTAGATCGCGGGCACGGTGTAGGCAAAAATCATCACGCAGTACTGAGCCACCTGGGTGTAGGTAATGCCCTTCATGCCGCCGAGCACCGCGTAAAAGAACACCACGCCCATGCCGATCAGCACACCCGTGGTCACATCCACTTCCAGGAAGCGGGAGAATACCACGCCGACCCCG is a window of Marinimicrobium sp. C6131 DNA encoding:
- a CDS encoding c-type cytochrome, which codes for MKYSLLFAFVFFLTACSQGPESPRGFSLPEGDLERGEQVFVQYDCLSCHRLQGYDAVVTERELDTPIILGGTVTKVKTYAELLTSVINPSHRLASGYQDEQITDDAGQSLMRNYNDVMTVSELIDLVAFLESYYELNPYAQSHYHMYYP
- a CDS encoding sodium:solute symporter family protein codes for the protein MEAQTLIYLVVGATFALYIGIAVWSRAGSTGDFYIAGGGVHPVANGMATAADWMSAASFISMAGLIAFLGYDGSVYLMGWTGGYVLLALCLAPYLRKFGKFTVPDFIGDRYYSQMARTVAVVCAIFVSFTYVAGQMRGVGVVFSRFLEVDVTTGVLIGMGVVFFYAVLGGMKGITYTQVAQYCVMIFAYTVPAIYISLLITGNPIPQLGFGDTLADGSGTHLLDKLDGLTRELGFTAFTEGKKSTIDMFCITAALMVGTAGLPHVIVRFFTVPKVRDARKSAGWALLFIAVLYTTAPAVGAFARTNMIETINGPEGQGVARENMPSWVDTWETTGLIQWQDENGDGRLFYSNDNRNEMTIDPDILVLANPEIAELPNWVIALVAAGGLAAALSTAAGLLLVISTSISHDLLKRNLMPRITEKQELMAARLAAAGAIGVAGYLGINPPGFVAEVVAFAFGLAAASFFPAIIMGIFFKPMNQWGAVAGMLTGLVFTASYILVFKGVFFEPLLPNTAEYWLLGISPEGIGFVGMLLNLAVALTVRQFTPDAPPHVQDLVESIRFPQGSSGPSAH
- a CDS encoding SMI1/KNR4 family protein translates to MEETLERLRAAHQPVPVPLELPSHEDLVDVEEEVLLPIPREMRRFLLLASDVVTGSLEPVTAADPHAHTYLPEVAAVAWSMGLPRYLLPLCETNGNYYCVEPEGEVLFWRDGDLTDESWDDVWRWIDEVWLES